One genomic segment of Methanobrevibacter sp. includes these proteins:
- a CDS encoding class III signal peptide-containing protein, producing MRKMKKFFKENSGQGAAEYILLFGGVIVIALLALTIYRSYMNTSDVSLKAKDDIIDVRNTILDNRTHV from the coding sequence ATGAGAAAAATGAAAAAATTCTTCAAAGAAAATTCAGGTCAAGGTGCCGCAGAATACATTCTTCTGTTCGGGGGAGTTATTGTTATTGCATTGCTTGCATTAACAATATACAGATCATACATGAACACTAGCGATGTCAGCTTAAAAGCAAAAGACGACATCATAGATGTTCGAAACACTATCCTTGACAACAGAACCCATGTATAG
- a CDS encoding class III signal peptide-containing protein: MYRKKLDNKGQGSAELILIIGGLIIIVLLIGSYMSNITNQTQNNMKNVLKQERDFILNKI; this comes from the coding sequence ATGTATAGAAAAAAACTTGACAATAAAGGCCAGGGAAGTGCAGAATTAATCCTAATTATTGGAGGATTAATTATAATTGTGCTTCTAATTGGAAGTTATATGTCCAACATAACTAATCAAACACAAAACAATATGAAAAATGTGTTAAAACAAGAAAGAGATTTTATCTTAAATAAAATATGA
- the fwdF gene encoding tungsten-dependent formylmethanofuran dehydrogenase subunit FwdF — protein sequence MFNIERSGEEHRNLSYKDINCVGCGICVQVCPTESLRLGPLVPIARGLIEMDLISINSDSCVFCGLCSVACPFDSLSLTIDGTNVKDMKSYPIWEVESTVCDDDCIYCGRCYQVCPQDSIIFERNLPEAIDLVRGEIDIDKDKCIYCSFCADMCPAGAIEINNVPKSSNDLLNNSIGVDLSKCIFCGICKRICPEDAIMQVCSTCMYNDEIKTPEITGSTFILDESCVSCSWCSEICPVDAITITKPFDGKLELVETDEKICKGDSCHACQDVCPCNAVTIVDGKSVTNLEFCNLCGACVTACPQDIRILNRTSMKLNNINSESWNEILNTLVGK from the coding sequence ATGTTTAATATCGAGAGAAGTGGTGAAGAACACCGTAATTTATCTTATAAAGATATAAATTGTGTCGGATGTGGAATATGCGTTCAGGTATGTCCAACCGAATCGTTAAGATTAGGACCTCTTGTCCCAATAGCAAGAGGTTTAATAGAAATGGATTTAATATCTATTAATTCCGATTCTTGCGTATTTTGCGGGTTATGTTCTGTTGCATGTCCATTTGATTCATTATCATTGACTATTGATGGAACAAATGTTAAAGATATGAAATCTTATCCAATTTGGGAAGTGGAATCAACTGTTTGTGATGATGATTGTATTTATTGCGGTCGATGCTATCAAGTATGTCCACAGGATTCAATTATCTTTGAAAGAAATCTTCCAGAGGCAATTGATTTGGTAAGAGGAGAAATAGATATTGATAAAGATAAATGTATTTATTGCTCTTTTTGTGCAGATATGTGTCCTGCTGGTGCAATTGAAATTAATAATGTTCCAAAATCAAGTAATGATTTGTTAAACAATTCAATTGGTGTGGATTTATCTAAATGTATATTTTGTGGAATTTGTAAAAGAATTTGTCCTGAAGATGCAATTATGCAAGTTTGTTCTACTTGTATGTATAATGATGAAATTAAAACTCCAGAAATTACAGGATCAACATTTATTTTGGATGAATCCTGTGTAAGCTGTTCATGGTGTTCAGAAATTTGTCCTGTTGATGCAATTACAATTACTAAACCATTTGATGGTAAATTGGAATTGGTTGAAACTGACGAAAAAATTTGTAAAGGCGATTCATGTCATGCATGCCAAGATGTTTGTCCATGTAATGCTGTTACAATAGTTGATGGCAAATCTGTTACTAATTTGGAGTTCTGTAATTTATGTGGTGCTTGTGTAACTGCATGTCCGCAGGATATTAGAATTTTAAATAGGACATCAATGAAATTGAATAATATTAATTCTGAATCTTGGAATGAAATATTAAATACTTTAGTAGGAAAATAG
- a CDS encoding 4Fe-4S binding protein → MAVKIDPDVCGHIENCPVQGLCIKLCEQGAIIEENGDVKIVPENCDDCDLCIQNCPNQAISKA, encoded by the coding sequence ATGGCAGTAAAAATTGATCCGGATGTATGTGGACACATTGAAAATTGTCCTGTACAAGGGTTATGTATTAAACTTTGTGAACAAGGAGCAATCATAGAAGAAAATGGGGATGTAAAAATCGTTCCTGAAAATTGTGACGATTGTGATCTTTGTATACAAAATTGTCCAAATCAAGCTATCTCCAAAGCGTGA
- a CDS encoding phosphopantetheine adenylyltransferase has protein sequence MNSKKYNKVAVGGTFDKFHDGHKKLLSTAFDIGNEIEIGVTSDAFGGLKGDIDSCRERMANLKSFFADKSNFVVVPLEDPYGTTIFDSDFEAIVVSEETEPTAVEINEIRVSKGMNPLDIVVVSFVLAYDGNPISSTRIRRGEINQNGNFIE, from the coding sequence ATGAATTCTAAAAAGTATAATAAAGTGGCTGTAGGTGGAACTTTTGATAAATTTCATGATGGACACAAAAAATTATTATCCACTGCTTTCGATATAGGTAATGAAATTGAAATTGGAGTGACCTCTGATGCTTTTGGAGGTTTAAAAGGAGATATTGATTCTTGCAGAGAAAGGATGGCTAATCTTAAATCTTTTTTTGCAGATAAATCAAATTTCGTTGTTGTTCCGTTGGAAGATCCTTATGGAACTACAATATTTGACAGTGATTTTGAAGCTATTGTTGTTAGTGAGGAAACTGAACCTACTGCTGTTGAAATAAATGAAATTCGTGTTTCTAAAGGAATGAATCCTTTGGATATTGTCGTTGTTAGTTTTGTTTTAGCCTATGATGGAAATCCTATTTCTTCAACACGAATTAGGCGTGGTGAAATTAATCAAAATGGGAATTTCATAGAATAA